A stretch of the Uranotaenia lowii strain MFRU-FL chromosome 3, ASM2978415v1, whole genome shotgun sequence genome encodes the following:
- the LOC129757912 gene encoding uncharacterized protein LOC129757912 — protein MEKLISRRNSVLVQLKGELSAAEAIHDRMASRSEALDRLEQLKELAGKFRNTQSEIEENQTDPEVLASVHDVRKEFSDLYYRAKDNLESYIVDCEIRNSEVRSTTSERGLSETCGDLKQAMQLLMETQRQMMMQQNEQRAHLQQATSQVSNTAPLINVKLPSISVPTFSGERKHWRSFKDIYETTIHSRNDLRDSLKMQYLISYLEGDAKRMVSSFPISDANYMEAWEALTSFYDKKKYTVFALVREFVDQPAVSATTPQSLRKLVATSDDVVRQLNALGAEYNTRDPWLIHLVLEKLDKETRSLWAQRITEVENPSFEQFLEFLDNRCDALETCTAFSRMEVTTGKKEFEKKQFQGGRKVQTLHTTATENKQKCAKCSSEHPIYQCSDFKNMNLKSKRELVQKERLCYNCLRNSHTVKQCQSKSVCRTADCKQRHHTLLCPSNSVPDQAPSGDSKQLLKNPEENNVVNINVAQVPVSPRRIVGVLPTAIVRVQGFDGNFHQARALIDSGSQASLISEICVNKLRLPRTNAKVVVSGIGQQPAGTSRGLVKLSVASRFNNTIVLRTCAVVLGKLTSTLPAQHLKVNPSLLCEQIQQSLADPGFNQPGPIDIILGSDVFLALLEAGQVKDECGVPVAQNTIFGWIVSGNQGIQADLQVNFSIVNLHTDLDINQTLRQFWEQEEVPKAKQLTSSEQKAVDYFRSTLSRDESGRFIVRLPFDDSKPALGESLTAAVRRLRSMEKRFRQNQEFHKQYSEFLREYLALNHMEEVPADEVSVETSKCFYLPHHAVVKTESTTTKLRVVFDASSASSTGVSLNDKLLAGPNVNQELFDVFLRFRTKQVAFTADVEKMYRQVLVHEADRDFQRIVWRESEEEPIKHYRLRTVTYGTKSAPFLAIESMKEAARKYKEVYPEAAEQVELGTYVDDLLSGSQSVDGAKGLKEQLVEVFSSAGFHLRKWSSNCPEILQETSAEQQAPVDVKLAEHMGCTKALGIQWRPVEDSFSFKVNLGATEVSSKRQFLSDSSKLFDPFGWLAPVTISVKILFQQLWLYSTSWDDPLPPVIELTWNAIKDYLHQLEEIRIPRFAANFDGRVELHGFSDASEAACSAVVYTRATDEKGNIVVTLLAAKTKVAPLEQVSLPRLELNAAALLADLMERVVSAFEHLKVECWAWTDSTIVLQWLSALPRKWKTYVGNRTAAILKVLPRHCWNHVSSTENPADCASRGLSLKELVEHELWLQGPKWLRQDKETWKLLPAEIIEDAELLEERKVKTLHSTTIALRQNYETELELLERRSDYVLIVRALAYVNRYCLRLRTKTTFESTLTPEELYQADNQLARAAQHEAFKSEIDQLFKGNELSPKSKLSSLHPFIDGTGTLRVGGRLQNSSYPYDLKHPIILPRDHRFTELLLRTMHLRNLHAGAKLLTSTVNQRYWIVGLQNAIRRTVQSCTRCVRLKGRTAVQLMGSLPLSRVMATRAFSHVGVDFTGPLLLRAACVRGVKTTKGYIAVFVCMSTKAVHLEAASDLSTNTFISALKRFISRRGYPNEIWSDNGTNFLGTDRWLKELQAALETHNTQANRFLSNRCIRWVFNPPSAPHRGGIWEAAVKSVKKHIIAVAGPEAMTFEDLTTLLSQVEACLNSRPLCPLSTDPENCDALTPGHFLVGQPLNLLPEPGLKHVPVNRLDKWQLLHKKTTEIWNRWRDEYLASLQLRSKWRITEANLLRNQLVLVKNDNTPPAQWELARIMEVHPDSTGVVRTVTLRRGNAEYQRPIQKICVLPTD, from the coding sequence ATGGAAAAACTAATTTCGCGTCGTAATTCGGTTCTAGTGCAATTAAAAGGAGAGCTCTCGGCAGCTGAAGCCATTCACGATCGGATGGCATCCCGTAGTGAAGCGTTGGACCGGCTCGAGCAGCTTAAGGAACTTGCTGGAAAGTTCCGGAACACGCAGTCGGAAATCGAGGAGAACCAAACGGATCCGGAAGTGTTAGCATCTGTTCATGATGTCCGGAAAGAGTTTTCCGATCTGTACTACCGTGCGAAAGACAATCTGGAGTCTTACATCGTAGACTGTGAAATTCGAAACAGTGAGGTTAGGTCGACGACAAGCGAAAGAGGACTTTCCGAAACATGCGGCGATCTGAAGCAAGCCATGCAGTTGCTCATGGAAACGCAACGCCAGATGATGATGCAGCAAAACGAACAAAGAGCCCATTTGCAGCAAGCAACGAGTCAGGTATCGAACACGGCACCCCTCATCAATGTAAAGCTTCCATCTATCAGTGTTCCCACTTTTTCTGGAGAGCGCAAACATTGGCGGTCGTTCAAAGATATTTATGAAACGACTATCCATTCTCGCAACGACCTAAGAGACTCGCTCAAGATGCAGTATCTGATATCCTACCTTGAAGGTGATGCCAAGCGTATGGTGAGTTCTTTTCCGATATCAGATGCCAACTATATGGAAGCGTGGGAAGCACTCACAAGTTTCTACGACAAGAAAAAGTACACCGTTTTTGCTCTTGTCCGTGAGTTTGTCGATCAGCCAGCAGTTTCTGCTACCACCCCGCAAAGCCTGAGAAAACTTGTTGCAACATCCGATGATGTCGTCCGACAATTAAATGCATTGGGAGCAGAATACAACACTCGTGACCCGTGGCTGATTCACCTGGTTTTGGAGAAACTTGACAAGGAAACTCGTTCGCTCTGGGCCCAACGGATAACCGAAGTCGAGAACCCATCCTTCGAGCAGTTCCTGGAATTCCTCGACAACCGGTGCGATGCATTGGAAACATGCACGGCTTTCTCGAGGATGGAAGTGACAACGGGGAAGAAGGAGTTCGAGAAGAAGCAGTTTCAAGGCGGCAGAAAAGTGCAAACGTTGCATACAACTGcaactgaaaataaacaaaagtgcGCGAAATGCTCCAGTGAGCATCCGATTTACCAGTGTAGTGATTTTAAGAACATGAACTTGAAAAGTAAACGTGAATTAGTGCAAAAAGAACGATTGTGTTATAATTGCCTGCGAAATTCGCATACAGTGAAACAGTGCCAATCAAAATCAGTGTGTAGAACAGCAGATTGCAAACAACGTCACCACACATTATTGTGCCCGTCGAACAGCGTTCCGGATCAAGCACCGAGTGGTGATAGTAAGCAACTGCTGAAGAATCCCGAGGAGAACAACGTAGTCAACATCAACGTCGCTCAAGTTCCAGTATCGCCTCGTCGGATAGTGGGAGTCCTGCCAACAGCAATCGTCCGAGTACAAGGATTCGACGGCAACTTCCATCAAGCACGCGCACTGATCGATTCCGGATCTCAAGCATCGCTGATCTCTGAAATTTGCGTCAACAAGCTCCGACTGCCACGCACAAACGCCAAGGTAGTGGTTTCTGGAATTGGCCAACAACCGGCGGGAACATCCCGTGGTCTAGTGAAGCTGTCAGTAGCTAGTCGTTTCAACAATACGATTGTGCTGCGAACTTGTGCCGTCGTGCTGGGCAAACTTACGTCAACGTTGCCAGCACAGCATCTGAAGGTTAATCCGAGTCTACTCTGCGAGCAAATCCAACAAAGCCTCGCCGATCCGGGTTTCAACCAGCCAGGACCCATCGACATCATTCTGGGTTCTGATGTCTTTCTTGCTCTGCTGGAGGCAGGTCAAGTCAAGGACGAATGTGGAGTTCCTGTCGCACAGAATACGATTTTCGGCTGGATCGTGTCCGGCAATCAAGGCATCCAAGCAGATCTCCAGGTCAACTTTTCGATTGTCAATCTGCATACGGATTTGGATATCAACCAAACTTTGCGACAGTTCTGGGAGCAGGAAGAAGTTCCGAAGGCGAAGCAACTTACTTCCTCCGAGCAAAAGGCAGTCGACTATTTTCGTTCCACGCTCTCTCGTGACGAATCAGGACGTTTCATCGTGCGACTCCCGTTCGACGATTCGAAACCAGCATTGGGTGAATCTCTTACCGCAGCTGTAAGGagattgcgatccatggaaAAGCGATTCCGACAAAATCAAGAGTTCCACAAACAGTATTCGGAATTCCTTCGTGAATACCTGGCCCTAAACCACATGGAGGAAGTTCCAGCAGACGAAGTCAGCGTAGAAACTAGCAAGTGTTTCTACCTCCCACACCATGCTGTTGTGAAAACCGAAAGCACCACTACCAAATTGAGGGTGGTTTTCGACGCCTCTAGCGCGTCATCCACTGGTGTATCCCTCAATGACAAACTTCTCGCTGGACCAAACGTGAATCAAGAGCTTTTCGATGTGTTTCTCCGATTCCGCACAAAACAAGTGGCATTTACGGCGGACGTCGAGAAAATGTACCGTCAGGTGTTGGTACACGAGGCAGATAGAGACTTCCAGCGAATCGTATGGCGTGAATCCGAAGAAGAACCGATTAAGCATTATCGATTGCGAACTGTTACGTACGGGACGAAGAGTGCTCCGTTTTTGGCGATCGAATCGATGAAGGAAGCAGCACGAAAATACAAAGAAGTTTATCCAGAAGCAGCAGAGCAAGTAGAACTGGGCACATACGTTGACGACTTGTTGTCCGGGTCGCAAAGCGTCGATGGAGCCAAGGGGCTTAAGGAGCAATTGGTTGAAGTATTTTCCTCAGCAGGTTTCCACCTGCGGAAATGGTCGTCGAACTGTCCAGAAATCCTCCAAGAGACCTCTGCAGAACAGCAAGCGCCAGTCGACGTCAAACTGGCCGAACACATGGGGTGTACCAAGGCGCTCGGTATCCAATGGAGACCCGTGGAAGACAGTTTCTCGTTCAAGGTCAACCTCGGTGCCACCGAGGTGAGCAGCAAAAGGCAATTCCTATCTGATTCTTCCAAACTGTTCGACCCGTTTGGATGGCTAGCACCGGTGACTATCAGCGTCAAGATTCTTTTCCAACAACTTTGGCTGTATAGTACTTCCTGGGACGATCCACTACCACCAGTTATTGAGTTGACGTGGAACGCTATCAAAGACTATCTCCACCAACTCGAAGAGATCCGAATACCCCGATTCGCAGCGAATTTCGATGGAAGGGTAGAATTGCACGGCTTCTCCGATGCCTCCGAGGCCGCCTGCAGTGCTGTGGTATACACAAGAGCAACCGACGAAAAAGGCAACATTGTGGTCACCCTCCTGGCAGCGAAAACAAAAGTTGCTCCTCTCGAACAAGTGTCGCTTCCTCGCCTCGAGCTGAACGCGGCTGCGCTCCTTGCAGACCTGATGGAACGAGTGGTGTCAGCTTTCGAGCACCTCAAGGTAGAGTGCTGGGCTTGGACAGATAGTACCATCGTTCTCCAATGGCTCTCAGCTTTGCCCCGCAAGTGGAAAACATATGTCGGCAACCGAACAGCagcaattttgaaagttttgcctCGACATTGTTGGAACCATGTTAGTAGCACCGAAAATCCTGCAGACTGTGCGTCCCGCGGTCTCTCTCTCAAGGAACTCGTGGAACACGAGTTGTGGCTTCAAGGTCCGAAGTGGTTACGCCAAGACAAAGAAACCTGGAAATTATTGCCCGCCGAAATTATTGAAGATGCCGAACTTCTCGAAGAGCGTAAGGTGAAGACACTGCATTCTACGACTATTGCCTTGCGACAAAACTACGAAACCGAATTGGAATTGTTGGAGCGGCGCTCTGATTATGTGCTGATCGTGCGCGCCCTGGCGTACGTGAACCGTTACTGTCTACGACTGAGAACCAAGACCACTTTCGAATCAACGTTGACCCCAGAAGAACTCTATCAAGCCGACAATCAACTGGCCCGAGCAGCTCAACACGAAGCCTTCAAGAGTGAAATCGATCAGCTGTTCAAAGGCAACGAATTATCACCCAAAAGCAAGCTATCGTCACTTCATCCCTTCATAGACGGTACCGGAACTCTGCGTGTAGGAGGTAGGTTGCAAAATTCCTCTTACCCATACGACCTGAAACACCCAATTATCTTACCCCGTGACCATCGATTCACTGAGCTTCTGCTACGAACAATGCACCTTCGAAATCTTCATGCGGGAGCTAAGCTGCTCACATCGACAGTCAACCAGCGCTATTGGATTGTCGGTCTCCAAAACGCAATTCGTCGCACCGTGCAGAGCTGCACCCGGTGTGTCCGTTTAAAGGGACGAACAGCTGTGCAATTGATGGGGAGCTTGCCATTGTCGCGGGTAATGGCAACCAGAGCATTCTCACACGTCGGCGTGGACTTCACCGGCCCACTTCTGCTGCGCGCTGCTTGCGTGCGTGGTGTCAAGACAACGAAGGGCTATATTGCAGTTTTTGTCTGCATGTCAACAAAGGCGGTGCATTTGGAGGCAGCAAGCGACTTATCGACGAACACCTTCATCAGTGCCCTCAAACGGTTCATCAGCAGACGTGGATACCCGAACGAAATTTGGTCAGACAACGGCACCAACTTTCTTGGAACCGATCGTTGGTTGAAGGAGCTACAAGCCGCACTCGAAACCCACAATACTCAAGCAAATCGTTTCTTGTCCAACCGCTGCATCCGATGGGTTTTCAATCCGCCTTCCGCTCCCCATCGTGGCGGAATCTGGGAAGCTGCTGTCAAGAGCGTCAAGAAACATATTATTGCCGTGGCCGGACCAGAAGCCATGACATTCGAAGATTTGACAACCCTGCTAAGTCAAGTGGAGGCATGCCTGAATTCCCGCCCGCTTTGCCCACTTTCGACTGATCCCGAAAACTGCGATGCGCTGACCCCAGGCCACTTTCTGGTGGGTCAACCGTTGAATCTTCTTCCTGAACCTGGACTGAAACATGTGCCGGTCAACCGACTGGACAAGTGGCAGCTGCTGCACAAGAAGACAACCGAAATTTGGAACAGGTGGCGTGACGAATACTTGGCCAGTCTACAACTCCGTTCAAAGTGGCGCATCACCGAAGCGAATCTTCTGCGAAACCAGCTCGTTTTGGTGAAGAACGACAACACTCCTCCGGCGCAGTGGGAGTTGGCTCGAATCATGGAGGTGCACCCGGACTCGACAGGTGTCGTCCGGACCGTAACTTTGAGGCGTGGAAATGCGGAATACCAGCgtcccatccagaagatctgtGTACTACCAACGGATTGA